From the genome of Triticum aestivum cultivar Chinese Spring chromosome 3B, IWGSC CS RefSeq v2.1, whole genome shotgun sequence, one region includes:
- the LOC123068012 gene encoding receptor-like protein 34, giving the protein MARPTQLLPLFILIQLYSVAASNYHAHGDGHGNATASSYCHPDQAAALLELKQSFIFDYSTTTLSSWQPSTDCCLWEGVGCDDDISSSGGSVTVLDLGGRGLYSYGCHAALFNLTSLRYLDLSMNDFGGSRIPAVGFERLSKLTHLNLSHSGFYGQIPIAIGKISSLISLDLSVVRDINPSDEITYTLALVEDHYLLLHEPSFENLVRNLTNLRELYVDGVDISSSGEQWCSGLGKAVPSLRILSMAYCRLRGPIHSSLSNVRLLTVINLNFNDIYGAVPEFFADFLNLSLLQLRFNNFSGLFPQKIFQLKNIRVLDVSGNGELSGHLPGFPNGTSLETLNLYYTNFSAIRLSSLSNLQSLRELGINGRSISIEPTDLLFNKFNSLQNLQLSFSQFPGELGPFFSWISSLENLASLQLSNCYSSMIMPPMIGNLTNLTSLEITYCGFIGQIPPSIGNLKKLTSLRIYACDFSGTIPSSIGNLKNLRILEISHSGLSGPITTDIGHLSNVMVLILVGCRFSGIIPSTIANLTQLILVDLSYNFLEGEIPISLFTSPKMLWLDLRSNQFSRPIQEFDTTYSQLGAIHLNENQITGQIPTSLFQLKHLVALDLSSNNLTGSVQLSSLWKLRKLDNLHLSDNRLSVLEGESSKSMVPILPKLSVVSLASCNMTTIPGLLMHVNHIESLDLSNNKIHGTIPQWIWEKWDDSLTHINLSNNIFTHMQLTSFVLPCNHLESLDLSSNRLQGQIPMPNLFSVVGNFFQVLDYSNNRFSSLMTNFTRHLSKTHYLKLSRNNLSGPVPHSICNSSKLEVLDLSYNNFSGLIPSCLIEDTHMSILNLRENHFQGTFPYNVSEQCNLQRIDLHGNKIKGQLPRSLSNCADLEVLDIGNNQIVDTFPSWLSRLSNLRVLVLGSNQFYGSLVYPPRDSKFRKYFSKLQIIDIASNNFSGNLDPRWFERLTSMMAKFNGTGNSLGTPIAYRGVYYHDTVALMYKGQYVEFSKILTTLTAIDISNNVFDGEIPKSAGRLISLHVLNMSRNAFTGRIPPQIGEMRQLESLDLSWNKLSGEIPQELTDLTFLGTLNLCGNRLDGRIPESRQFATFENTSYEGNAGLCGPPLSKECGISSNPNEAQVNTSGDHADIILFLFVGLGFGVGFTVGILVKWGKWFRIV; this is encoded by the exons ATGGCTCGTCCTACTCAGCTTCTTCCCCTCTTCATACTGATACAACTCTACTCAGTAGCTGCATCGAATTATCATGCCCATGGCGATGGCCATGGTAATGCCACAGCTTCTTCTTACTGTCATCCAGACCAGGCTGCAGCACTTCTCGAACTAAAGCAGTCCTTCATCTTCGACTACTCCACCACCACCCTGTCGTCTTGGCAACCTAGCACCGACTGCTGCCTTTGGGAGGGTGTAGGCTGTGATGATGACATATCAAGCAGTGGCGGCAGTGTCACTGTTCTTGACCTTGGTGGTCGTGGCCTCTACAGCTACGGTTGCCATGCCGCACTCTTCAACCTCACCTCCCTGCGCTACCTCGACCTCAGCATGAACGATTTTGGCGGATCTCGCATTCCAGCAGTTGGCTTTGAGAGGTTATCCAAGCTCACACACCTCAACCTTTCTCATTCAGGTTTTTACGGTCAGATACCGATCGCTATCGGCAAAATCTCGAGTCTTATATCATTGGACCTTTCTGTAGTTCGAGATATTAATCCATCAGATGAAATTACATATACCCTTGCTCTCGTAGAGGACCACTATCTTCTGCTACATGAGCCTAGCTTTGAGAACTTAGTGAGAAATCTTACCAATCTGAGGGAACTCTATGTTGATGGAGTGGACATTTCAAGTAGCGGCGAACAGTGGTGCAGTGGTCTAGGTAAAGCTGTCCCCAGTCTTCGTATTCTTAGCATGGCATACTGCAGACTTCGTGGTCCAATCCACTCCTCCTTGTCAAATGTTCGACTCCTTACCGTGATCAACCTAAATTTTAATGATATTTATGGTGCCGTTCCTGAATTCTTTGCGGACTTTCTCAATTTAAGCCTTCTTCAACTCCGTTTCAACAATTTCAGTGGTTTGTTTCCTCAGAAAATATTTCAACTCAAGAATATAAGAGTGCTTGATGTATCAGGCAACGGTGAACTCTCAGGGCATTTACCAGGATTTCCAAATGGGACTTCTTTGGAGACTTTGAATTTGTATTATACCAATTTCTCTGCTATTAGGCTGAGCTCTTTAAGCAACCTCCAGTCTCTGAGGGAGCTAGGTATTAATGGAAGGTCAATTTCTATAGAGCCAACTGATTTATTGTTCAACAAGTTCAACTCCTTGCAAAATTTACAGCTCTCTTTTTCTCAATTTCCGGGAGAGTTAGGACCATTTTTCTCATGGATTAGTAGCCTTGAGAACTTGGCAAGCTTGCAACTCTCTAACTGCTATTCCTCCATGATAATGCCCCCTATGATTGGTAACCTCACCAACTTGACAAGTTTGGAAATAACTTATTGTGGCTTTATTGGGCAAATACCACCATCAATTGGCAACCTCAAGAAGTTGACTTCCTTGAGAATCTATGCTTGTGACTTCTCTGGGACAATACCATCTTCAATTGGCAATCTCAAGAACCTAAGAATCTTAGAAATATCTCATAGTGGCTTGTCTGGTCCAATAACAACGGATATTGGACATCTCAGCAACGTGATGGTATTAATTTTGGTGGGCTGCAGGTTTTCTGGCATAATACCTAGTACAATTGCCAACTTGACTCAACTCATTTTGGTGGATCTTTCATACAATTTCCTTGAAG GAGAGATTCCAATATCTCTATTCACGTCTCCAAAAATGTTATGGTTGGATCTTCGGTCAAACCAATTTTCTAGACCAATACAAGAGTTTGATACAACATATTCACAATTGGGAGCCATTCATTTGAATGAAAATCAAATTACTGGACAGATTCCAACATCATTATTTCAGCTCAAACATTTGGTGGCCCTGGATCTTAGCTCAAACAACTTAACAGGTTCTGTACAATTGAGTTCACTATGGAAGTTAAGAAAGCTGGATAACTTGCACCTCTCGGACAACAGATTGTCCGTCTTGGAGGGAGAAAGTAGTAAATCCATGGTACCCATACTCCCTAAACTCTCAGTAGTATCACTAGCATCTTGCAACATGACAACAATTCCAGGACTCTTGATGCATGTTAATCACATCGAATCATTGGACCTTTCAAACAACAAAATTCATGGGACTATACCCCAATGGATATGGGAGAAATGGGATGATAGCCTTACACACATAAATCTTTCAAACAACATATTCACACATATGCAACTCACTTCATTTGTTCTCCCATGCAATCATTTGGAATCCCTTGATCTCAGTTCCAATAGACTTCAAGGCCAGATCCCAATGCCAAACCTATTTTCAGTAGTTGGCAATTTCTTTCAAGTCCTGGATTATTCCAACAATAGATTCTCTTCTCTCATGACAAACTTCACTCGTCATCTTAGCAAAACTCATTACCTCAAATTGTCCCGGAATAACCTAAGTGGGCCTGTACCGCATTCAATTTGCAACTCAAGCAAACTAGAAGTCCTTGACCTGTCATATAACAACTTCAGTGGGTTGATACCATCTTGTTTGATAGAAGACACCCACATGAGTATATTAAATCTGAGAGAGAATCACTTTCAAGGAACATTTCCGTATAATGTTAGTGAGCAATGCAATCTCCAGAGAATAGATTTGCACGGTAATAAGATTAAGGGGCAGCTGCCTAGATCTCTTTCCAACTGTGCTGACCTGGAGGTCCTTGACATTGGAAACAATCAGATTGTTGATACTTTCCCATCTTGGCTGAGTAGGCTTTCCAATCTCCGTGTCCTTGTTTTGGGATCCAACCAGTTCTATGGCTCGCTTGTTTATCCACCCAGAGATAGCAAATTCAGGAAATACTTCTCAAAGTTACAAATCATTGACATAGCCTCAAACAACTTCTCTGGAAATTTGGATCCACGATGGTTTGAGAGATTGACATCAATGATGGCGAAGTTCAATGGCACTGGAAATAGTTTAGGTACTCCAATTGCATACAGAGGTGTATACTACCATGATACTGTTGCACTCATGTACAAAGGGCAATACGTGGAATTCAGTAAAATCTTGACTACCTTAACCGCAATTGATATCTCAAATAATGTATTCGATGGTGAGATTCCTAAATCAGCTGGAAGGCTAATTTCGCTGCATGTATTGAACATGTCACGTAATGCATTTACGGGGAGGATTCCACCACAAATTGGTGAGATGCGTCAATTGGAGTCACTAGACTTGTCATGGAACAAGCTTTCTGGGGAGATTCCACAAGAGCTGACAGATTTAACATTTCTTGGCACCTTGAACTTGTGTGGAAACAGGCTGGATGGAAGAATACCAGAATCACGCCAATTTGCAACATTTGAGAACACTTCATATGAAGGGAATGCAGGGCTCTGTGGACCGCCTTTATCCAAAGAATGTGGCATTTCAAGTAATCCAAATGAGGCACAAGTGAACACATCCGGAGATCATGCTGATATTATTTTGTTTCTCTTCGTTGGTCTGGGCTTTGGTGTTGGCTTCACCGTAGGAATTCTAGTGAAATGGGGCAAATGGTTTCGGATTGTGTGA